A single genomic interval of Musa acuminata AAA Group cultivar baxijiao chromosome BXJ3-4, Cavendish_Baxijiao_AAA, whole genome shotgun sequence harbors:
- the LOC135584435 gene encoding heavy metal-associated isoprenylated plant protein 23-like gives MGGTMDYLSSLLGSGHKYRKRKQFQTVELKVRMDCDGCELKVRNALSSMKGVQSVDINRKQYKVTVTGYVEPHKVLKKVQSTGKKAEIWPYVPYNLVAHPYAAQTYDKKAPPGYVRNVEVIKVSSQAVRPEDQFTTLFSDDNPNACSIM, from the exons ATGGGAGGCACCATGGACTACCTCTCCAGCTTGCTTGGCAGTGGCCACAAGTACAGGAAGAGGAAGCAGTTTCAGACTGTTGAACTGAAGGTGAGGATGGACTGTGACGGCTGTGAGCTGAAAGTTAGAAATGCACTGTCTTCCATgaaag GAGTTCAATCAGTGGACATCAACAGAAAGCAGTACAAGGTGACTGTAACGGGGTATGTTGAGCCACACAAGGTACTCAAGAAAGTTCAATCCACAGGGAAGAAGGCTGAGATCTGGCCTTACGTTCCTTACAACCTGGTTGCCCACCCGTATGCTGCTCAAACCTATGACAAGAAGGCACCCCCTGGGTATGTCAGGAACGTGGAGGTCATCAAAGTCTCCAGCCAAGCTGTGAGGCCAGAGGACCAGTTCACAACCTTGTTCAGTGATGACAACCCAAATGCCTGCTCTATCATGTGA